The following are encoded in a window of Ogataea parapolymorpha DL-1 chromosome VII, whole genome shotgun sequence genomic DNA:
- a CDS encoding DNA replication licensing factor MCM2: protein MSRRSPRKRTIIDDESDEEVGTGPVMPSSPAGAGSSAGSSPRHMPSSPGLPFDDEEEEEEREYFNDVDDLEEQLEEQTGVDLIGDAMERDYVANPEQDTYEEADLDDQEYEELSAAERRRVDQMLNQRDQLVRGANLDLDDAMDNDVPRDEYGLPIQRRRRRHRYDEDPEDYLDDMDPLTEELSLEALAEVKAPSILEWVVMPNVTRSIARELKSFLLEFTDEQGRSVYGSRIRTLGQINSESLEVSYVHLLHSKAILALFLTTCPEEILKIFDVVAMEATELHYPDYSQIHSEIHVRIADYPTINNLRELREANLNSLVRVSGVVTRRTGVFPQLKYVKFNCLKCDAVLGPFFQDSNQEVRVTFCTNCQSRGPFRMNTEKTLYRNYQRITLQEAPGSVPAGRLPRHKEVILLWDLVDVAKPGEEIEVTGIYKNSYDGTLNAKNGFPVFTTVIEANAIRRREGAAKGVSDGSLIEGGLSPFQWTEEEEKKIRQLSRERGIIDKIIASIAPSIYGHKDIKTAVACSLFGGVPKDVNGKHSIRGDINVLLLGDPGTAKSQILKYVEKTAHRAVFATGQGASAVGLTASVRKDTITREWTLEGGALVLADKGVCLIDEFDKMNDQDRTSIHEAMEQQSISISKAGIVTTLQARCSIIAAANPIGGRYNSTLNLLQNVNLTEPILSRFDILCVVRDLVHPEADERLAGFVIDSHMRSHPAEEDGEREKEQEISPIKQEFLVKYIHYARTRVHPKLNQMDMDKVSRVYADLRRESNTTGSFPITVRHLESILRIAESFAKMRLSEYVSSSDLDRAIKVTIDSFVGAQKVSIRKQLQRRFMKYTLPQRA, encoded by the coding sequence ATGTCCAGACGTAgtccaagaaagagaacgaTTATCGACGATGAGAGCGATGAGGAGGTCGGCACGGGTCCTGTGATGCCgtcttcaccagctggcGCTGGCTCGTCAGCCGGATCGTCTCCTCGACACATGCCTTCTTCCCCTGGTCTCCCTTTcgacgatgaagaggaagaagaagaacgcgAATATTTCAATGATGTGGATGATTTGGAAGAGCAGTTGGAAGAGCAAACCGGCGTGGATCTGATTGGCGACGCGATGGAGCGCGACTACGTCGCCAATCCCGAACAGGACACATACGAAGAGGCTGATCTCGATGACCAGGAGTATGAAGAGTTGTCTGCTGCAGAAAGGAGACGCGTCGACCAGATGCTCAATCAGCGTGATCAGCTGGTGCGAGGTGCTAACTTGGATCTTGATGACGCTATGGACAATGATGTGCCAAGAGATGAGTACGGTTTGCCTATCCAGAGACGGCGTAGAAGGCATAGGTACGATGAAGATCCCGAGGATTACCTGGATGACATGGATCCTTTGACAGAGGAGCTGAGTCTGGAGGCTCTGGCCGAAGTTAAGGCTCCTTCCATCCTTGAATGGGTGGTTATGCCAAACGTCACTAGATCGATTGCCAGAGAACTGAAATCGTTCTTGCTGGAATTCACTGACGAACAGGGTCGGTCTGTGTATGGAAGTCGAATTCGGACGCTTGGTCAGATCAACAGCGAGAGTCTTGAAGTTTCATACGTGCACTTGCTACACTCGAAGGCTATTCTGGCCCTGTTCCTCACTACCTGTCCAGAAGAGATTTTAAAGATTTTTGATGTGGTCGCCATGGAGGCCACCGAGCTGCACTATCCGGACTACAGCCAGATCCACTCTGAGATTCATGTCCGGATTGCTGATTACCCAACTATTAACAACCTGAGAGAGCTCAGAGAGGCTAATTTGAACTCCCTCGTTCGTGTCAGTGGTGTTGTCACAAGAAGAACAGGTGTGTTCCCGCAGCTGAAGTATGTCAAGTTTAACTGTCTCAAGTGTGATGCTGTGCTGGGACCGTTTTTCCAGGACTCAAACCAGGAAGTTCGTGTCACGTTCTGCACCAACTGCCAATCTCGTGGACCGTTCAGAATGAACACGGAAAAAACATTATACAGAAACTATCAAAGAATTACCCTGCAAGAGGCTCCCGGATCTGTTCCTGCTGGAAGGCTGCCTCGCCATAAGGAGGTTATTTTGCTGTGGGATCTTGTTGACGTTGCCAAGCCTGGAGAGGAGATTGAGGTGACCGGTATTTACAAAAACTCATACGATGGTACACTCAACGCGAAAAACGGCTTCCCAGTTTTCACTACTGTGATTGAGGCTAACGCTATCAGGCGGAGAGAGGGGGCGGCCAAAGGAGTGTCGGACGGTTCTTTGATTGAAGGCGGTCTCTCGCCCTTCCAATGGaccgaggaggaagagaagaaaattcGTCAACTGAGCAGAGAGCGCGGAATCATTGACAAAATCATCGCCTCCATTGCACCTTCCATCTACGGACACAAAGACATCAAAACTGCCGTTGCCTGCTCGTTGTTCGGTGGTGTTCCTAAAGATGTCAACGGCAAACACTCTATTCGTGGAGATATCaacgttcttcttcttggtgacCCTGGTACTGCAAAATCGCAAATTCTCAAGTACGTCGAGAAAACAGCACATCGAGCGGTCTTCGCCACCGGCCAAGGTGCATCTGCTGTCGGTCTGACCGCTTCCGTGAGAAAGGACACAATCACTAGAGAGTGGACTTTAGAGGGAGGTGCGTTGGTTTTAGCAGATAAGGGTGTCTGTCTTATTGATgagttcgacaagatgAACGACCAGGATCGTACGTCGATTCACGAGGCGATGGAACAGCAATCGATTTCCATTTCCAAGGCTGGTATTGTGACCACTCTGCAGGCCCGATGCTCCATCATTGCGGCAGCAAATCCTATTGGTGGTCGATACAACTCGACTTTGAACTTGCTGCAAAATGTGAATTTAACCGAGCCAATCTTGTCGAGATTCGATATTCTCTGTGTTGTTCGCGATCTTGTGCATCCAGAGGCCGATGAGAGACTTGCAGGATTTGTCATTGATTCGCACATGCGGTCCCATCCAGCCGAAGAGGACGGGGAACgcgaaaaagagcaggagatcTCTCCAATAAAGCAGGAGTTCCTGGTGAAATATATCCACTACGCAAGAACAAGGGTGCATCCAAAATTGAACCAGATGGACATGGACAAGGTTTCGCGTGTTTATGCCGATTTGAGAAGAGAGAGTAATACGACCGGCTCGTTCCCGATTACTGTGAGACATTTGGAAAGTATTTTGAGGATTGCAGAATCGTTTGCTAAAATGCGGCTGAGCGAGTACGTTTCGAGTTCAGACCTTGACCGGGCCATTAAGGTCACCATTGACAGTTTCGTGGGTGCGCAGAAGGTGAGCATTCGGAAACAGTTGCAACGCAGATTTATGAAATACACTCTGCCACAGAGGGCGTGA
- a CDS encoding CDP-diacylglycerol--inositol 3-phosphatidyltransferase: MAQKVYTPSHIFRFIPNIIGYVRVVTLIASLFTMQNHPKFTMWVLYSTSCLLDAFDGYAARKLDQSTTFGAVLDMVTDRCSTCSLIVFLTRLYPNWFILWQMLISLDLASHYLHMYASITSGSKSHKSMKKDTNVLLKLYYENRIVLFLVCALNELFYMALYLDYYNFRALPLIGISFPRFLIYVSAPVWFFKQVTNVIQLMQACTTLAQQDAQTYNLKNS; encoded by the coding sequence ATGGCCCAAAAAGTGTACACTCCATCGCACATTTTTCGGTTTATTCCGAACATAATAGGTTATGTTCGCGTGGTGACACTGATTGCGTCGCTTTTCACAATGCAAAACCATCCGAAATTCACCATGTGGGTGCTTTACTCGACCTCCTGTTTGCTGGATGCTTTTGATGGATACGCGGCCAGAAAACTGGACCAGAGCACCACCTTTGGTGCGGTTTTGGACATGGTGACCGACCGTTGCTCGACGTGTTCGCTGATCGTGTTTTTGACTAGGCTGTATCCCAATTGGTTCATCCTATGGCAAATGCTCATCTCTTTAGACCTGGCCTCACATTATCTTCACATGTACGCCAGTATCACCAGCGGATCCAAGAGCCACAAATCCatgaaaaaagacacaaaCGTTCTTCTCAAATTGTACTACGAAAACCGCATAGTCCTATTCCTGGTTTGTGCCCTGAACGAGCTCTTCTACATGGCCCTTTACCTCGACTACTATAACTTTAGAGCTTTACCTTTGATTGGTATTTCGTTCCCAAGATTCCTTATTTATGTGTCTGCACCTGTctggtttttcaagcaggTCACCAATGTGATCCAGCTCATGCAAGCCTGTACTACTCTCGCCCAACAAGACGCACAAACATACAACCTGAAAAATTCTTAG